The sequence TTTTGGGGGGAATGCAGAACAGACGGCGCTTCGCGCCGACCATATTTTTGGCGGAAATTTGAATTCCGAATTTTGGCGGAGAGGACAGGATTCGAACCTGCGGTACCTTGCGGTACACACGCTTTCCAAGCGTGCTCCTTAAACCACTCGGACACCTCTCCATTTGTCGCCGATCAACCACATCCCTACCCTACCCTGCCATGTTGACGAGATCAACTCCGTGTGGTACACTCGAAAGCAGTTCATTCTGGAAAGGTTGGTGCAACCATGCAGGATACAACGAGCATGCAGCTCCGTGCGCTGCTTCAGCAGCATGGCAGACACATCGCGAAGGTGACGATCGTCCATAAGACACCGGAGCAGGAAGAAATCCCCGTGTCGATCGGATCTAACATCCTGCGTACCGTCATCCTCCTCCAGCTCCAGGATGGAAGGACGGCCGCACGTGGGGAGGGATGGTACCTCCCTCACGTCCTCGCAGAGAACATCCTGAAAGAGCACTTCCGATCCGTGTGCGTCGAGAACGTCGTCCGATACGATCGTGGGCCACATCGCGGTGAACCGTTCGTATTCACCTTCGCCACCTCGACGTTCCGCGCGTAAATCCACCAGCCCCGCTCCGATGACCATCGGAGCGGGGCGTTCTTTTGTGCTCACGCGGTTTTGGGATGCGATACGCGCCGATACGCTTTCCAATCGAGCACCGCGGCGACGAGGAGTCCGCCGCTTGATCCATAGATGAGCCAGGGCTCCAGGAACACCATGCGGCCTGCGATGATGCCCATGGCCGCGATGACGCCGACGATGAACACGTGCTGTTGACGATGGACGAGCGCGGAGCGGTGGAGCGCGATGAGGGAAACGGCAACCGCGATGAGGAGGAGGATGCGCGTCACGGTCGCGTCCGCGAGAAATCCCAAGCCCACGGTTGGCAGGAGCACCGCGAGCGCGGGGATACATGTGGGGCAGAGGACGCCGAACGCTCCTCCGAACGCAGCGCAGGTGGTACCGGTGTTTCGCATATCACCCTTCCACGATGAGACGACCGGAGCCCATGCCCATCGCGCAGGTGAAGCGGAAGGTGCCGGCGCGATCGGGCGTGAACGCGAACGTCGGACGCGCGGTCGTGAACTGCGTCCAGAGGTTGAGATCCGGGATGACGAACGACGTGAAGCATCCACGGAGGGTGGCGAGGTCTGCGGTGATCTCGACGGGGACGCCGCGGCGCACGCGGATCGTCTCCGGAGTGTAATTGCGTCCGTCGTAGCCGAGCGCGACGCGTTGCACCGATCCGTCACCGCGTGGGGCAGCCACCACGGATGTTGCTGCCGATGCGCTCGCGGCGATGCGCTGCCCAATCCCGAGCGCGCTGGCACCGATGACGAGCGCGATCGCGATCATTCCGCTCGTCGTGAAGAACTGTTGGCGTGTCATAGGGTGTATGCGTGATTCTTTCATATGTTTATGCCCCTCCCCCTCTCGCTCCCCCTCCCCATGGATACATGGAGAGGGGGAGGATCAGAGTATGCACTAGGAGAGAAAGAGGAACGAGCGTGGCCCGTACACCATGATGACAATCGTCAACGCGCTCGCGGCGAAACAGGAGACAAAGAACAACGTGAATCCGCTCGCACGAACCACCGCGATCCCGCCCTGTCGTTCGAGGTGCTCGCGATGGATGAGGTACGCGAGGCCGGAAAGGATGATGAGTGCGATGACGAGGAGGAACGGCGTAAACCACGCGATGCGATCGTTGAGGAGCATGACGGAGGTCATCGCGCCCATGACACCGGCCATGAGACCGGCCATGAGCCCCTCCATGCGCGCCATCATCGCGCAGCAGTCGCCGGCAATCCACCCGAGCGCGCACCCGACGAGGACGCCAAAGACGGAGCCGGTGAACATGCCGTTCGTCGCGCCGACGAGGTACCCCGCGAGGAATCCCCCGATCATGCCGAAGGTCATGCCGACCATCATGGCGACCATCTCCGAGAGGTCGCGACGCACCGCTTTGAGGTGCCACATCGCTCCCGCGACCGCGATGGTGCTCACGAGGACGTAGGGAATGGAGGGTGCGACGCGCTGCACTGCACCGGAGATGCCGGAGAGGAGGCCGGTGACCGCGAGGAGCGCGAGGCCGCCGAGGAGGACAAGCGTGCCGAGCATGTAGCGCACCATGCGTTGCTCCGCAGGGTAGTGCGTCGCGTCCCGGAGGCAACAGGTGAGGAACGCGCCATACGACGGCGCGGTTGCACACTGCGAGCAGTGGGGAGTAGGTGAGGGCATAGGAGAGAGGGTAGCGGAGGGGGGAGAACAGAGATCACAGACGGACGCGCTTCAGCCGGAGCGAGTTGAGGACGACGGAGACGGACGAGAACGCCATCGCTCCCGCGGCGAGCATGGGGTTGAGGAGCGTGCCCGTGAACGGGTAGAGGATGCCAGCGGCAACCGGAATGAGGACGACGTTGTACCCGAACGCCCAGAAGAGGTTCTGGATGATGTGCCGGAGCGTCGCGCGGGAGAGCCGGATCGCCTCGACGATCGCCATGAGGTCCCCGCGCATGAGCGTGATACCCGCCGATTCCATCGCGACATCGGTGCCGGTGCCCATCGCGATGCCGACATCCGCCGCTGCGAGTGCCGGTGCGTCGTTGATGCCATCGCCCACCATCGCGACGCGCTTTCCGCCGGCCCGAAGCGCGGCGATCTGCGCGGCCTTGTCCTCCGGCTTCACTTCGGCGAGCACGCGATCCATGCCAAGCTCGCGTGCGATCGCCTGCGCCGTTATCGCATGATCGCCCGTCACCATGATGACCTCGATCTTGAGTTTTCGCAGCGCGGCGATCGCTTCTACCGATGTGGGCTTCAGCGTATCCGCGACTGCGATGAGACCAACCGCTTTCCCGTTTGCGCCGACGTAGAGCGGGGTCTTCCCGTGCTCCGCGAGCGCGTGCGCTTGTTCCTGGAGCGGCGTGATGTCCACGGCGGCACCTTCGAGCAGCGCGGCGTTCCCGAGGAGCACGGTCATTCCGTTCGCTTGACCGCGGAGGCCCTGACCGGCAACTTCCTGGAACTCGGATACCGTCGGCATCGTCGCGCCGGTTCTTGCGACGTGCGCCGTGACTGCCTGCGAGAGTGGGTGCGTGGAACGCGATGCGAGTGCCGCAACCGCGGGGAGGACGGACACGAGATCGCCGACGATGTCTGTCACCGCCGGCGTGCCTCGCGTGAGCGTGCCGGTCTTATCGAGGACGACGATCTCCACCCCGTGGAGGAGTTCCAGTGCGCTCGCATCCTTGATGAGCACCCCGCGTTCCGCACCGCGCCCGATACCGACCATGACTGCCGTGGGTGTCGCAAGGCCGAGCGCGCACGGACATGCGATGATGAGCACCGCAACCATGTTCAGGAGCGCAATGGTGAACGCCGGCGCGGGACCCCACACCCACCACACGATGAACGTGAGAAGCGCGATCGCGAACACCACGGGAACGAAGATGCCGGAAACGCGATCCGCGATGCGCTGAATCGGTGCCTTGGACCCCTGCGCCTCCTGGACGAGCCGGATGATCTGCTGGAGGACGGTGTCCTTGCCCACCTTCGTCGCGCGCATCGTGAAGAGCCCCGAGCGATTCACCGTCGCCCCCACAACATCCGCGCCGATCCCCTTCTCCACCGGCATGGACTCGCCGGTCACCATGGATTCGTCAATGCTCCCCGCGCCTTCGATGATGGTGCCGTCAACGGGGATTTTCTCGCCGGTACGCACGATGATCTCGTCGCCAATCGCCACCGATTCTACGGGGATGTCCTGCTCGACGCCGTTGCGACGGACGCGCGCGGTTCGCGCCTGAAGCCCCATGAGCTTCCGAATCGCCTCACCGGTTCCCGCCTTCGCGCGCGCCTCGAGGTATCGGCCGAGGAGGATGAGCGTGATGATGACCGCCGCCGTGTCGTAGTAGAGGTCGGGTGCGAGTCCGCCGCGCGTGAAGACCTGCGGCGCGAACGTTGCGACGACGGAGTACCCGAATGCGGCGAGTGTTCCCACCGCGATGAGCGTATTCATGTCCGCGGAGCGGTAGCGGACGAGGAGCCAGAGTCCTCGGTAGAACTGCGCGCCAACCCAGAACTGCACGGGGAGCGTCAGGAGGAAGAGGAGCACCGGCTGCGCGAGGAACTCCGCGGTGGAGCTGAGTCCAACAATGCGCAGGAGCTGCGGGAATGCACCGAGCACGATGATGACGGAAAGCACCGCGCCGATGACGAGCTTCCGCGAAAGCGCGCGAAGCTCGGCGGCTTTCCGTTCTCGGAGCATTGCCGTGTGATCGTGTGTGGGAGTTGTCATATTGCACTACTCCACCGGAACGAGTGTGTATCCACCAACGCGTGCAATGGCGCGCCCAAGTTCCTCTGCCGACGCATCGCCCTCCACCGTGGCGGTCTCCGTGGCGAAATTCACGTTCGCCTCCGTCACGCCCGGGACGCTCCGGAGTGCCTTCTCGATCTTCACTACGCAGCTCGCGCAGTGGATTCCTGTAATCTGGTACATCGTTTTCATACTGGTCTATCATTACCATGCTCAAAACTTTCCGAACGGTGTCATGGTGCTGCTCGTGGCGAATGCGTACACGTCGAACGTCGCCGTCTTGGTTCCCGGCATGCCCGGCGATCCGGACGGCATACCGGCAAGGCCGATGCCGCGCACGGCCGGTCGCTCCGCGAGGAGACGGTCAATCGCCTCGACGGGCACATGACCCTCAATAGTATAGCCGGCGATCTCGGCAGTGTGACAGCTCCGACCGGTTGCGGGGACGCCGCGATCGTCCTTGACGGCTGCGAGCTGCGCATCATCAACGGACCGAACCTCGACGGAGTACCCA is a genomic window of bacterium containing:
- a CDS encoding MerC domain-containing protein, whose product is MRNTGTTCAAFGGAFGVLCPTCIPALAVLLPTVGLGFLADATVTRILLLIAVAVSLIALHRSALVHRQQHVFIVGVIAAMGIIAGRMVFLEPWLIYGSSGGLLVAAVLDWKAYRRVSHPKTA
- a CDS encoding cupredoxin domain-containing protein codes for the protein MTRQQFFTTSGMIAIALVIGASALGIGQRIAASASAATSVVAAPRGDGSVQRVALGYDGRNYTPETIRVRRGVPVEITADLATLRGCFTSFVIPDLNLWTQFTTARPTFAFTPDRAGTFRFTCAMGMGSGRLIVEG
- a CDS encoding DUF411 domain-containing protein produces the protein MQRIILILLGIGAIIAVVVGSTAIGATRRDGTNAAVIAQPSTAIVYTSPTCGCCANYIAYLKRVGYSVEVRSVDDAQLAAVKDDRGVPATGRSCHTAEIAGYTIEGHVPVEAIDRLLAERPAVRGIGLAGMPSGSPGMPGTKTATFDVYAFATSSTMTPFGKF